In Phreatobacter aquaticus, a single genomic region encodes these proteins:
- a CDS encoding acyl-CoA synthetase, translated as MSTTASNPTGGVARVSRRVMNLAHILTQNARRHGSRPGFIWADRTWTWKEIEAEVSALAAGMAARGIGKGDRVLVHSKNCDEMFWSMFATFKIGAVWVPTNFRLMADEVAELAISSGAKAFLCHADFPEHAETVQARCPAIEFTWRIGDAPFGETSLTDVIKANAGKAFADVAVDHDDPCWFFFTSGTTGRSKASVLTHGQMAFVVTNHLCDLMPGTTESDASLVVAPLSHGAGVHQLCQAARAVPTILLPTERFDIDEAFRLIAKHRVTNMFTVPTILKMLVEHPAVDKHDHSSLRYIIYAGAPMYREDQKAALAKLGKVLVQYFGLGEVTGNITVLPPALHDPEDGPHARIGTCGFERTGMQVSIQDDNGRELQPFETGEICAIGPAVFAGYYENPEANAKAFRDGWFRTGDLGHMDEEGFVYITGRASDMYISGGSNIYPREVEEKVLTHPAIGEVAIVGVPDPVWGEVGIAVCVAREGMQVSEGEIAEYLAAKVPRYKMPKRFFFWEALPKSGYGKVPKRMVKDELEARGLLDQIAKRAG; from the coding sequence GTGAGCACTACGGCCAGCAACCCAACGGGCGGCGTGGCGCGCGTCTCGCGCCGCGTGATGAACCTCGCCCATATCCTCACCCAGAACGCCCGCCGCCACGGCAGCCGTCCCGGCTTCATCTGGGCCGACCGGACCTGGACCTGGAAGGAGATCGAGGCCGAGGTGTCGGCGCTCGCTGCCGGCATGGCGGCACGCGGCATCGGCAAGGGCGACCGTGTGCTCGTCCATTCCAAGAACTGCGACGAGATGTTCTGGTCGATGTTCGCCACGTTCAAGATCGGCGCCGTCTGGGTGCCGACCAATTTCCGGCTGATGGCCGATGAGGTGGCGGAACTCGCGATCTCGTCGGGCGCCAAGGCCTTCCTCTGCCATGCCGATTTCCCCGAGCATGCGGAGACGGTTCAGGCGCGCTGCCCGGCCATCGAGTTCACCTGGCGGATCGGGGACGCGCCCTTCGGCGAGACCTCGCTCACCGACGTCATCAAGGCCAATGCCGGCAAGGCCTTTGCCGATGTGGCGGTCGATCACGACGACCCTTGCTGGTTCTTCTTCACCTCCGGCACGACCGGGCGCTCGAAGGCCTCCGTGCTGACCCATGGCCAGATGGCCTTCGTCGTCACCAACCATCTCTGCGACCTGATGCCGGGCACGACCGAGAGCGATGCCTCGCTGGTTGTCGCCCCACTCTCCCATGGCGCCGGCGTCCACCAGCTCTGCCAGGCGGCGCGCGCCGTGCCGACCATCCTGCTGCCGACCGAGCGCTTCGATATCGACGAGGCGTTCCGGCTGATCGCAAAGCACCGCGTGACCAACATGTTCACCGTGCCGACGATCCTGAAGATGCTGGTCGAGCATCCGGCCGTCGACAAGCACGACCACTCGTCGCTGCGCTACATCATCTATGCCGGCGCGCCGATGTACCGCGAGGACCAGAAGGCGGCGCTCGCCAAGCTCGGCAAGGTGCTGGTGCAATATTTCGGCCTGGGCGAGGTCACCGGCAACATCACCGTGCTGCCGCCGGCGCTCCACGATCCGGAAGACGGGCCGCATGCCCGCATCGGCACCTGCGGCTTCGAGCGGACCGGCATGCAGGTGTCGATCCAGGACGACAATGGCCGCGAGTTGCAGCCCTTCGAGACCGGCGAGATCTGCGCCATCGGCCCCGCCGTCTTTGCCGGCTATTACGAGAACCCGGAGGCCAATGCGAAGGCCTTCCGCGACGGCTGGTTCCGCACCGGCGATCTCGGCCACATGGACGAGGAGGGCTTCGTCTACATCACCGGCCGGGCCTCCGACATGTACATTTCCGGCGGCTCCAACATCTATCCGCGCGAGGTCGAGGAGAAGGTGCTGACCCATCCGGCGATCGGCGAGGTCGCCATCGTCGGCGTTCCCGATCCCGTCTGGGGCGAGGTCGGCATCGCGGTCTGTGTGGCGCGTGAGGGCATGCAGGTCTCGGAGGGCGAGATCGCCGAATATCTCGCCGCCAAGGTGCCGCGCTACAAGATGCCGAAGCGCTTCTTCTTCTGGGAGGCGCTGCCGAAATCCGGCTATGGCAAGGTGCCGAAGCGCATGGTGAAGGACGAGTTGGAGGCCCGCGGCCTGCTCGACCAGATCGCCAAGAGGGCCGGCTGA
- a CDS encoding acetyl-CoA acetyltransferase produces the protein MANRAAIVGWAHIPFGKLDDPDVESLIGRVATDALAHAGVGPADVDAITVGVYNNGFSKQAFEGSLVALNMPELAYVPATHLENACATGSAALYSALDFIESGRGRIALVIGAEKMTATPGAELGDILLTACYRKEEAGDQGFAGIFGRIAQNYFQRHGDRSEELAMIAAKNHVHGLANPLAHMRKDFGFDFCNTVSEKNPLVAGPLRRTDCSLVSDGAAALVVADAETAATLQRAISFRARRHMNDMLPLSRRDPIAFEGARRTWTRAKEDAGITIDDLDLVETHDCFTVAEMIEYEAMGLAEPGQGWRVAREGQSSRGGRLPVNLSGGLKSRGHPLGATGVSQHVMAAMQLMGEAGDMQLPGASLAGVFNMGGAAVANYVSILERSK, from the coding sequence ATGGCCAATCGCGCCGCAATCGTGGGCTGGGCCCACATCCCCTTCGGCAAGCTGGACGATCCCGATGTCGAGAGCCTGATCGGCCGCGTTGCCACCGATGCCCTCGCCCATGCCGGCGTCGGCCCGGCCGATGTCGATGCGATCACCGTCGGCGTCTACAACAATGGCTTCTCCAAGCAGGCCTTCGAAGGCTCTCTGGTGGCGCTCAATATGCCGGAACTGGCCTATGTGCCGGCCACCCATCTGGAGAATGCCTGCGCCACCGGCTCCGCCGCGCTCTATTCGGCCCTCGACTTCATCGAGAGCGGCCGCGGCCGTATCGCGCTGGTGATCGGCGCCGAGAAGATGACCGCGACGCCGGGCGCGGAGCTCGGCGATATCCTGCTCACCGCCTGCTACCGCAAGGAAGAAGCCGGCGACCAGGGCTTTGCCGGCATTTTCGGCCGCATTGCGCAGAACTATTTCCAGCGCCACGGCGACCGCTCGGAAGAGCTCGCCATGATCGCCGCCAAGAACCATGTCCATGGTCTGGCCAATCCGCTGGCCCATATGCGCAAGGATTTTGGCTTCGACTTCTGCAACACGGTGTCGGAGAAGAACCCGCTGGTTGCCGGCCCCTTGCGCCGCACCGATTGCTCGCTGGTCTCGGATGGCGCGGCGGCTCTCGTGGTCGCCGATGCCGAGACGGCCGCAACACTGCAGCGCGCCATTTCGTTCCGCGCCCGCCGGCACATGAATGACATGCTTCCCCTGTCGCGCCGCGACCCCATCGCCTTCGAGGGCGCGCGCCGCACCTGGACCCGCGCCAAGGAAGATGCCGGCATCACGATTGACGATCTCGACCTCGTCGAGACCCATGACTGCTTCACCGTCGCCGAGATGATCGAATATGAGGCGATGGGGCTTGCCGAACCCGGCCAGGGCTGGCGCGTTGCGCGCGAAGGTCAGTCGTCGCGTGGCGGCCGGCTGCCGGTGAACCTGTCGGGTGGCCTCAAGTCGCGCGGCCATCCGCTGGGCGCCACCGGCGTATCGCAGCATGTCATGGCCGCGATGCAGCTGATGGGCGAAGCCGGCGACATGCAGCTGCCGGGCGCGTCGCTTGCCGGCGTGTTCAACATGGGCGGCGCGGCTGTCGCCAATTACGTGTCGATCCTGGAGCGGTCCAAGTGA
- a CDS encoding IclR family transcriptional regulator, whose product MLQRNEGEAETTGAQSIGRAAQLLRLVAGHGTMGAGLSQLVAASGLSKPTCRRILVALIGAGLAEQDPESRRYFLGPETFVLGTLAADRFGIHRLAAEGVARLAVETGDAAFLQVRRDGFVVCLQREDGPFPIRSHVLSAGDRHPLGVGAGGIALLAARTEAEVVDILDANAAILAERYPMLSRALILDLVAEARAKGYSFNRGLLFPGSWGIGMVVRDGRGQPDGCLSLAAVESRMQPDREPVLVGLLGAEVRRLEARLGTFALEHDTKTTTAPVAASTARRANERR is encoded by the coding sequence ATGCTGCAGCGCAACGAAGGCGAGGCGGAGACGACGGGCGCCCAGAGCATCGGGCGGGCCGCTCAGCTTCTGCGGCTGGTGGCTGGCCACGGCACAATGGGCGCCGGGCTGTCCCAGCTGGTCGCGGCATCCGGTCTCTCAAAGCCGACCTGCCGGCGCATTCTGGTGGCGCTGATCGGGGCGGGACTTGCCGAGCAGGATCCGGAGAGCCGGCGCTATTTCCTTGGCCCCGAGACCTTCGTGCTGGGGACGCTGGCGGCGGATCGTTTCGGCATTCACCGGCTGGCGGCCGAGGGCGTCGCGCGCCTCGCCGTCGAGACCGGTGATGCGGCCTTCCTGCAGGTCAGGCGCGATGGGTTCGTGGTCTGCCTGCAGCGCGAGGACGGACCCTTCCCGATCCGCTCCCACGTGCTATCGGCGGGTGACCGCCATCCGCTCGGCGTCGGCGCCGGCGGGATTGCACTGCTTGCAGCCCGCACCGAGGCGGAGGTCGTGGATATCCTGGACGCCAATGCCGCGATCCTGGCCGAACGCTACCCGATGCTGTCGCGCGCGCTGATCCTCGATCTGGTCGCGGAGGCTCGCGCCAAGGGCTACAGCTTCAACCGCGGCCTTCTGTTCCCGGGTTCCTGGGGGATCGGAATGGTGGTGCGCGATGGTCGCGGACAGCCGGACGGCTGCCTGTCGCTGGCTGCTGTCGAGAGCCGCATGCAGCCTGACCGCGAACCAGTCCTGGTGGGCCTGCTCGGCGCCGAGGTGCGCCGCCTGGAAGCCAGGCTCGGCACATTCGCGCTCGAACACGACACGAAAACAACGACAGCTCCGGTCGCGGCTTCCACCGCCCGCCGGGCGAACGAGAGGAGATGA
- a CDS encoding TRAP transporter large permease — protein sequence MNQATDDIVLEGLGEEGGARPTSWYMRPVEIIASALLVVIIGVLLLGVTSRYVFSLPVVWIDEVASISFLWLAMLGAALAIDRNEHLKLTLFVSRMGERKRAFFETFGSCITGTFAGAMIYPAVDYMIEESFVTSPALNIPNSWRVSAIAVGLVLMFLLMARHLVVNALRRDVVISVLILVALGVAGWLLMPVFKGLGYGNILIFLVIVVAACLFMGVPIAFCFGMGTLCFLLFSTSVPTLVMIGRMDEGMSGIILLSVPIFVLLGCVLDATGMGKAIVDFLASMLGHVRAGMSYVLLGSLFLVSGISGSKVSDMATVAPALFPEMKRRGYKPKELIALLATGAAMADTVPPSIVLIVLGSVAGVSIAGLFNAGFGIAMVLLIALALLARWKATVEDLKGVQRLSFAAIGRTALVATPALILPFIIRGAVGGGVATATEVSTIAVLYAMIIGMVMYGGIKPAKLYSMLAETAAMSGAILMILGTALAMAWALTQTGFARDLATFMAGLPGGWLTFMAFSIVVFLILGCVLEGLPAIVLMAPLMFPIAKNLGINDVHYSMVVVTAMNVGLMTPPIGIGFYIACKIGNVSPDEAMGAIWPYLIALLVGLAVIAVVPQLSTWVL from the coding sequence ATGAACCAGGCAACCGACGACATCGTCCTGGAAGGCCTGGGCGAAGAGGGCGGCGCGCGGCCGACATCCTGGTACATGCGGCCGGTGGAGATCATCGCGTCGGCGCTTCTGGTGGTCATCATCGGCGTGCTGCTGCTCGGCGTCACATCGCGCTATGTCTTTTCGCTGCCGGTGGTCTGGATCGACGAGGTCGCCTCCATCTCGTTCCTCTGGCTGGCCATGCTCGGCGCCGCCCTCGCGATCGACCGCAACGAGCACCTGAAGCTCACCCTGTTCGTCTCCCGCATGGGCGAGCGCAAGCGGGCCTTCTTCGAGACCTTTGGTTCCTGCATCACCGGCACCTTCGCCGGCGCGATGATCTATCCCGCGGTCGACTACATGATCGAGGAATCCTTCGTCACCTCGCCGGCCCTCAACATCCCGAACAGCTGGCGTGTTTCCGCCATTGCCGTTGGCCTGGTGCTGATGTTCCTGCTGATGGCCCGCCACCTGGTGGTCAACGCATTGCGGCGTGACGTCGTCATATCCGTCCTGATCCTGGTCGCGCTCGGCGTTGCCGGCTGGCTCCTGATGCCGGTGTTCAAGGGACTGGGCTATGGCAACATCCTGATCTTCCTGGTGATTGTTGTCGCTGCCTGCCTGTTCATGGGCGTGCCCATCGCCTTCTGCTTCGGCATGGGCACACTGTGCTTCCTGCTGTTTTCCACCAGTGTTCCGACCCTGGTGATGATCGGCCGCATGGATGAGGGCATGTCGGGCATCATCCTGCTCTCTGTGCCGATCTTCGTGCTGCTCGGCTGCGTTCTAGATGCCACCGGCATGGGCAAGGCCATCGTCGATTTCCTCGCCTCCATGCTTGGCCATGTGCGGGCCGGCATGTCCTACGTGCTGCTCGGCTCGCTGTTTCTCGTCTCCGGCATTTCCGGCTCAAAAGTGTCGGATATGGCCACAGTCGCCCCGGCGCTGTTCCCGGAGATGAAGCGGCGTGGCTACAAGCCGAAGGAGCTGATCGCGCTGCTCGCCACCGGCGCCGCCATGGCCGACACGGTGCCGCCCTCCATCGTCCTGATCGTGCTCGGATCGGTGGCTGGTGTGTCGATCGCAGGCCTGTTCAATGCCGGCTTCGGCATTGCCATGGTGCTGCTCATCGCGCTCGCCCTGCTCGCCCGCTGGAAGGCGACCGTCGAGGACCTGAAGGGGGTTCAGCGCCTGTCGTTTGCCGCCATCGGCCGCACGGCCCTGGTCGCGACGCCGGCACTCATCTTGCCGTTCATCATCCGCGGCGCGGTCGGCGGCGGTGTCGCAACCGCAACCGAGGTCTCCACCATTGCCGTGCTCTACGCGATGATCATCGGCATGGTCATGTATGGCGGCATCAAGCCGGCCAAGCTCTACAGCATGCTGGCCGAGACCGCCGCCATGTCGGGCGCCATCCTGATGATCCTCGGCACGGCGCTCGCCATGGCCTGGGCCCTGACCCAGACCGGCTTTGCGCGCGATCTCGCCACCTTCATGGCGGGCCTGCCGGGCGGCTGGCTCACCTTCATGGCGTTCTCCATCGTGGTGTTCCTCATCCTCGGCTGCGTGCTCGAGGGCCTGCCGGCCATCGTGCTGATGGCGCCGCTAATGTTCCCGATCGCCAAGAATCTCGGCATCAACGACGTCCACTATTCCATGGTGGTCGTCACCGCCATGAATGTCGGCCTGATGACCCCGCCCATCGGGATCGGCTTCTACATCGCCTGCAAGATCGGCAATGTCTCGCCTGACGAGGCGATGGGCGCCATCTGGCCCTATCTGATCGCCCTTCTCGTCGGTCTCGCCGTCATCGCGGTGGTGCCGCAATTATCGACCTGGGTGCTGTGA
- a CDS encoding TRAP transporter substrate-binding protein, with the protein MTLSRRRLMQGTAAAATFGSFYIGGARAQTAEFTYKYANNLPLSHPVNVRANAAVEKIKAETNGRVVIQIFPNNQLGSDTDMLSQVRSGGVEFFTLSPLILSTLVPNASLNGIGFAFPNYDTVWKAMDGELGAYVRGQIGRANLVVMDKMWDNGFRQMTSSKGPINTPDDLKGFKIRVPVSPLWTSMFTAFQSAPASINFAEVYTALQTKVVDGQENPLAIISTAKLFEVQKYCSVTNHMWDGFWFLGNRRAWDRLPADLRTIVHNNLNAAAVLERDDVAKLNAGLRADLTSKGMVFNDTEAAPFREALRKAGFYAEWKKKYGDEAWAILEKAVGSTLG; encoded by the coding sequence ATGACTCTGTCACGCCGCCGCCTGATGCAGGGCACCGCCGCCGCCGCCACATTCGGCTCATTCTATATCGGTGGGGCCCGCGCCCAGACCGCCGAGTTCACCTACAAATACGCCAACAACCTTCCGCTCTCGCACCCCGTCAACGTGCGCGCCAACGCAGCGGTGGAGAAGATCAAGGCCGAGACCAACGGCCGCGTCGTCATCCAGATCTTCCCGAACAACCAGCTCGGCTCCGACACCGACATGCTGAGCCAGGTGCGCTCGGGCGGCGTGGAATTCTTCACGCTCTCGCCGCTGATCCTGTCGACGCTGGTGCCAAACGCCTCGCTGAACGGCATCGGCTTCGCCTTCCCCAATTACGACACCGTCTGGAAGGCCATGGACGGCGAGCTCGGCGCCTATGTCCGCGGCCAGATTGGCCGCGCCAATCTCGTCGTCATGGACAAGATGTGGGACAACGGCTTCCGCCAGATGACCTCGTCCAAGGGCCCGATCAACACGCCCGACGACCTCAAGGGCTTCAAGATCCGCGTGCCGGTGAGCCCGCTCTGGACCTCGATGTTCACCGCCTTCCAGTCGGCGCCGGCCAGCATCAACTTCGCCGAGGTCTATACCGCCCTGCAGACCAAGGTGGTCGATGGCCAGGAGAACCCGCTGGCGATCATCTCGACCGCCAAGCTGTTCGAGGTGCAGAAGTACTGCTCGGTCACCAACCACATGTGGGATGGCTTCTGGTTCCTCGGCAACCGCCGCGCCTGGGACCGCCTGCCGGCCGATCTGCGCACCATCGTCCACAACAACCTCAATGCCGCCGCCGTGCTGGAGCGCGATGACGTCGCCAAGCTCAATGCCGGGCTGCGCGCCGATCTGACCTCCAAGGGCATGGTCTTCAACGACACCGAGGCGGCGCCCTTCCGCGAGGCGCTGCGCAAGGCCGGCTTCTATGCCGAATGGAAGAAGAAGTACGGCGACGAAGCCTGGGCCATCCTCGAAAAGGCTGTCGGCTCCACGCTCGGCTGA
- a CDS encoding IclR family transcriptional regulator — protein sequence MAASPSTETSDKNTVQSLAKGFRVLQAFTADESELVLADVARAAGLDNGTTFRLLNTLVGLGYLEKVPETRRFRLTLKCLDLGFNAIARSDLRTLARPLLRGLVSERIEAASLAVPDGADIVYVERVQAGFARLGVDVRIGSRAPAYSTAVGQVILAHLPRDTQIAVLEARPRERRTPATLTALDDLLARLDEVKVAGFALSDQENVSGLRVLAAPVVDADGVPVAGLSVAAPSFAMPLADFDKAARQPVLEAASRLSRAVQAAGSAALPLAHPSP from the coding sequence ATGGCCGCATCGCCATCCACCGAGACATCCGACAAGAACACCGTGCAGTCCCTCGCCAAGGGATTTCGCGTGCTGCAGGCCTTCACTGCCGATGAGAGCGAGCTTGTCCTCGCCGATGTCGCGCGCGCAGCCGGTCTCGACAACGGCACGACCTTTCGCCTCCTCAACACGCTGGTCGGGCTCGGCTACCTCGAGAAGGTCCCGGAAACGCGCCGCTTTCGCCTGACGCTGAAATGCCTCGACCTAGGGTTCAATGCGATTGCCCGCAGCGACCTGAGGACACTCGCCCGGCCGCTTCTGCGCGGTCTTGTCAGCGAGCGCATCGAGGCGGCTTCGCTGGCTGTCCCCGACGGAGCGGACATTGTCTATGTCGAGCGTGTCCAGGCAGGCTTTGCCCGCCTCGGCGTCGATGTGCGCATCGGCAGCCGCGCGCCGGCCTATTCGACGGCGGTTGGCCAGGTGATCCTCGCCCACCTGCCGCGCGACACCCAGATCGCGGTGCTGGAAGCCCGCCCGCGCGAGCGCCGCACGCCGGCCACGCTCACCGCGCTGGACGACCTGCTCGCGCGCCTTGATGAGGTGAAGGTCGCCGGCTTCGCCCTGTCCGACCAGGAAAATGTCAGCGGTTTGCGCGTGCTGGCGGCCCCCGTTGTTGATGCCGACGGCGTGCCGGTTGCCGGCCTCAGCGTGGCCGCGCCGTCCTTCGCCATGCCTCTCGCCGATTTCGACAAGGCCGCCCGCCAGCCCGTTCTCGAGGCGGCCAGCCGCCTGTCGCGCGCCGTCCAGGCTGCCGGCAGCGCGGCCCTGCCTCTCGCCCATCCTTCACCATAA
- a CDS encoding dihydrodipicolinate synthase family protein gives MSVMTNFHGLIPAMAVPFRADHSIDEQELTGFAQWLARQPGVVGMMTNGHTGEVFSLTPRERAEVTRIVARATEGVCPVVSSVVCEGIRDGIEQAGWAREAGAKALDIMPPHHWLRFGFRPSHVIEYFTAIGEASGLPLIVHVYPAWTKASFSSDLLAELAQLPFVKAFKIGTREMNKYARDLQAIRAVAPGKALLTCHDEYLLASMVQGVDGALVGFASLIPGLINDLLQAVRNGDLKTAQMLQAKIDPLKEAVYGGGEPTGEAHANMKAAMAAAGIFRSGAVRAPTIAPNAQELAVIAEAVASAGLSRLRAA, from the coding sequence ATGTCCGTCATGACCAATTTCCACGGCCTGATCCCCGCCATGGCCGTGCCGTTCCGCGCCGACCATTCCATCGACGAGCAGGAACTGACCGGCTTTGCCCAATGGCTTGCCCGCCAGCCCGGTGTCGTCGGCATGATGACCAATGGCCATACGGGCGAAGTCTTCTCACTGACCCCGCGCGAGCGTGCCGAGGTGACCCGGATCGTTGCCAGGGCGACCGAAGGTGTCTGCCCGGTCGTGTCCTCTGTCGTCTGCGAGGGCATCCGCGACGGCATCGAGCAGGCCGGCTGGGCCCGCGAGGCCGGCGCCAAGGCCCTCGACATCATGCCGCCCCATCACTGGCTGCGCTTCGGCTTCCGCCCGAGCCACGTGATCGAATATTTCACGGCCATCGGCGAGGCCAGCGGCCTGCCGCTGATCGTCCACGTCTATCCCGCCTGGACCAAGGCCTCGTTCTCCTCCGACTTGCTGGCCGAGCTCGCGCAACTGCCCTTCGTCAAGGCGTTCAAGATCGGCACGCGCGAGATGAACAAATATGCCCGCGACCTCCAGGCGATCCGCGCGGTCGCGCCGGGCAAGGCGCTGCTGACCTGCCACGACGAATATCTGCTGGCCTCGATGGTGCAGGGCGTCGACGGTGCGCTGGTCGGCTTTGCCTCGCTGATCCCCGGCCTGATCAACGATCTGCTGCAGGCGGTGCGCAACGGCGACCTCAAGACGGCGCAGATGCTGCAGGCCAAGATCGATCCGCTGAAGGAGGCGGTCTATGGCGGCGGCGAGCCGACCGGCGAGGCCCATGCCAACATGAAGGCGGCCATGGCGGCGGCCGGCATCTTCCGCTCCGGCGCCGTGCGTGCGCCGACCATTGCCCCCAATGCACAGGAGCTTGCCGTCATCGCCGAGGCGGTTGCCTCCGCTGGACTGTCGCGCCTGCGCGCTGCCTGA
- a CDS encoding Bug family tripartite tricarboxylate transporter substrate binding protein, with the protein MQRRTLIKAAAGAALLGTVRAPAVLAQGAWPQQGRTIKVIVPWPPGAANDALGRLLAQRLQEKYGVTAVVENRSGGSGLVGTTAVLQAEPDGYTLLASAFNTAVMPFILKGATFDPQVDLEVMARTAIAPLVSVMTAQRPQKSLGEMIAAAKANPRDWLFAISSLGSAGHLATIEFARRTGIPFDLVPYRGTAPALTDIMSGNVHLLIDPSFALLPAAQDPTRVRALGIATKARSKLAPDLPTMAESGLPGYEFNSWYGVWAPKGTPREISEKVNALIQETMRDPVVANRLTTTLLEPVIESIDDTKRFIASEITRAGELLKLVNFQPA; encoded by the coding sequence ATGCAGAGACGAACCCTCATCAAGGCCGCGGCCGGTGCAGCGCTGCTCGGCACCGTCCGCGCGCCTGCCGTGCTCGCCCAGGGCGCCTGGCCGCAGCAGGGCCGCACGATCAAGGTCATCGTGCCCTGGCCGCCCGGCGCGGCCAATGACGCGCTGGGCCGCCTGCTCGCCCAGCGGCTTCAGGAGAAATACGGCGTCACTGCCGTGGTTGAGAATCGCAGCGGCGGATCGGGCCTCGTCGGCACCACCGCCGTGCTTCAGGCTGAGCCCGACGGCTACACGCTGCTCGCCAGCGCCTTCAACACCGCCGTCATGCCCTTCATCCTCAAGGGCGCGACATTCGATCCGCAAGTCGATCTGGAGGTCATGGCGCGCACCGCAATCGCTCCGCTGGTCAGCGTGATGACGGCCCAGAGGCCGCAGAAATCGCTTGGTGAGATGATCGCCGCCGCCAAGGCCAATCCGCGCGACTGGCTCTTCGCCATCTCCTCGCTCGGATCGGCCGGCCATCTGGCGACCATCGAATTTGCCCGGCGCACCGGCATTCCCTTCGATCTCGTGCCCTATCGCGGCACGGCGCCGGCGCTGACCGACATCATGAGCGGCAATGTCCACCTGCTGATCGATCCGAGCTTCGCCCTCCTGCCCGCCGCGCAGGACCCAACGCGGGTGAGGGCGCTTGGCATCGCGACCAAGGCCCGCTCGAAGCTTGCGCCCGACCTGCCGACCATGGCCGAATCCGGCCTGCCGGGCTACGAGTTCAACTCGTGGTATGGCGTCTGGGCGCCCAAGGGCACGCCGCGCGAGATCTCCGAAAAGGTCAATGCACTGATCCAGGAGACCATGCGCGATCCTGTCGTCGCCAACCGCCTGACCACGACGCTGCTGGAACCGGTCATCGAAAGCATCGACGACACCAAGCGTTTCATCGCCAGCGAAATCACCCGGGCGGGCGAACTCCTCAAGCTCGTCAACTTCCAGCCGGCATGA
- a CDS encoding SDR family NAD(P)-dependent oxidoreductase: MRHAIVTGASSGIGAAVARRLLVAGWRITGFDLSPVTIDADAYRHVIVDLTDSAARLAAVDGAGPVNGLVHAAGIMRGGRLGELDMAAGELMWRLHVEAAIALADRLAPQMTAGGRIVMIGSRAGQRGVAAKSQYGAAKAALAGLARSWAKELALRGITVNVVAPAATDTAMLADPARSAIPMEMPPIGRLIRPEEIAGLVAYLFSEDAAAITGQDIAICGGSSL; encoded by the coding sequence ATGCGGCACGCCATCGTCACCGGCGCAAGTTCCGGCATCGGGGCGGCGGTCGCGCGCCGCCTCCTCGTCGCCGGATGGCGGATCACCGGCTTCGATCTCAGCCCCGTCACGATCGACGCTGATGCCTATCGCCATGTCATCGTCGATCTGACCGACAGCGCCGCCAGGCTCGCGGCCGTCGATGGCGCCGGGCCCGTCAATGGCCTGGTGCATGCTGCCGGCATCATGCGCGGCGGCAGGCTTGGCGAACTGGACATGGCGGCGGGAGAGCTGATGTGGCGCCTGCATGTCGAGGCAGCGATTGCCTTGGCCGACCGGCTGGCGCCGCAGATGACGGCGGGCGGTCGCATCGTGATGATCGGCAGCCGTGCTGGTCAGCGCGGTGTGGCTGCGAAAAGCCAGTACGGCGCCGCCAAGGCGGCGCTGGCAGGCCTCGCCCGGTCCTGGGCGAAGGAGCTCGCGCTCCGCGGCATTACGGTCAATGTCGTGGCACCGGCGGCCACCGACACCGCCATGCTGGCCGACCCGGCGCGTTCCGCCATCCCGATGGAAATGCCGCCGATCGGCCGGCTCATCCGCCCCGAGGAGATCGCCGGGCTCGTCGCCTATCTGTTCTCCGAAGACGCCGCCGCGATAACCGGACAGGACATCGCGATCTGCGGCGGCTCGTCGCTCTGA